The genomic interval GCCGCGGGCATCCCAGCCCCATCACTGCCGCTGCCACAGGTAGGTTTGGATGGAGTTGGCCGGAGCCACGGCTGCGATGAGGCCAGCGGTGTCGGCCAAGCCGAAGGTGACGTTCTGCGGGGACCTGGAGGGGAGGAGCAGCAGGGTCAGAGCTGCGGGGTGcgcagggctgagccacacgcGGCCGGCAGGATGGGATCCCACACTCACCGATTcagaaccaccaccaccacagcacCGTCGGGGCGCTGGAAAGCTGTGTATTCCAGCTCTGTCTTCTTGGACTGTTTGGAGGCGACGAGCCCCACACGCTGGGAGCCCTCGGGGATGAACTTACTGTACAGGCACCAAAAGTGAGTCAGACCCCGGCCGAGCGCTCCTCCCGACACACCGGCCCTGTTCCCCTCCCGCAAAGCTGCTCCTGCAACCacggagctggtgctgctgccaggggGTGGCCCTGACCCACCTGAAGTGCCCCATGTGGTAGAACATGGGCTGCTTGTAGAAGATGCCTTCGCTGCTGTCCACGATGACGGGGCTGTCCACGTAGTTCTTGTTCCAGTTGGGTCCCCCCTCCAGGTCCAGGGCCAGGTTCCAGTCGGTCCAGCCGGTCACGTAGTTGTTGAGGTTCTGTAACGGGACATCCCAGACATCTGCCCAACGAGCGGGGTGCTGACGGAAGGGGGAACGCACCAGCGCCCCACTCCGGGACCCGctgcgcggggcggcgcggcggcctCACCGTCAGGATGCTGTGGCTGTACTGGTTCCCCCGCTCCCAGCAGCCCAGGATGACGTCCCGCTCCCAGAAATGGGCGCCGATGCACGCCTCGGTGGCCAGGATGAAGTAGTCGGGGAACAGCTCGTGAGTGGGCACCACCGTGTCCTGGATGGGACCGATGAAGTCCAGGTACCAGTGGATGCCGATGCCGTGGACGTAACGAGCTGCCTCCTCATCCTCCAGGACCTGGTAGGGAGAAGGCTCGGTCACCACTGGGTCCCGCAGGACAGGCCACAGGCTCCACGCTGCGGGATGGGGCGATACATGGCGCTCACCACTTTGGCCCAGTGTGGGAGCTGGATGCGGTTGTCGTCCAGGATGATGAGGCGGATGTGGCGGTGGGAGCTGTTGGCCAGCGCGGGGCCCAGGTCCCGTGCGATGAAGTCCCGCTGCTGCTCGGCCGTGAAGCCCAGGCACTGGAAGGGGTAGTTGTTGATCAGCCCGGCCGTGGGCTCGTTCTCCGCCGTCACCGCCCAGAAGGTCAGGTTGTGCTTGGCGTATTCGTCCAGGAACCTGGGGCGTAAGGGGAGAGCGGTGAGCCGGGGAGGTCTCTCCAGTTCCACCACTGGGGAGCCCCTGGGTATCTCCCCCAAGCCCCGGGAGCTTCTTACCGTACAAAGTAGTTGGCCCAGGTCTTGTGGTACTTGTCCCCTGCCTGTCCCTTCAGCGTGCCCTTCCCCACGAAGGACTCGCTGCTCTTCATCCAGGTCGGGGAGGTCCA from Patagioenas fasciata isolate bPatFas1 chromosome 30, bPatFas1.hap1, whole genome shotgun sequence carries:
- the LOC136112841 gene encoding lysosomal acid glucosylceramidase — encoded protein: MGAAVALGWLLLLVIAPPATGARPCSPKYFGRDAMVCVCNATYCDTLDPVVLPAAGTYIKYESSKAGKRLERSQGSFQHDAKTPDLILTVDVTQRYQKVKGFGGSITDAAAINILSLPETAQDHLLRSYFSEEGLEYNLIRIPMASCDFSLHVYTYDDVPFDYELAHFSLRDEDTKMKIPLLHRALAMSKQPLSLYASPWTSPTWMKSSESFVGKGTLKGQAGDKYHKTWANYFVRFLDEYAKHNLTFWAVTAENEPTAGLINNYPFQCLGFTAEQQRDFIARDLGPALANSSHRHIRLIILDDNRIQLPHWAKVVLEDEEAARYVHGIGIHWYLDFIGPIQDTVVPTHELFPDYFILATEACIGAHFWERDVILGCWERGNQYSHSILTNLNNYVTGWTDWNLALDLEGGPNWNKNYVDSPVIVDSSEGIFYKQPMFYHMGHFSKFIPEGSQRVGLVASKQSKKTELEYTAFQRPDGAVVVVVLNRSPQNVTFGLADTAGLIAAVAPANSIQTYLWQRQ